In Setaria italica strain Yugu1 chromosome I, Setaria_italica_v2.0, whole genome shotgun sequence, the genomic window GGGTCTGCCTGTTATGCAATGTttgatatttttgttttttacGACACCAATAGATTGTATAAATAAATTCGGCCAGTAGGCAGTCAATGGGATCCAATTTTCACGCcgtttcattttttattttaaaaggTGTCCATATGCGTGACAGCAGATGTCCAGTTATTTTGTTTTTGAGCTTCTTTGTAATGTTGTACATTGTTCAATAATCTTTTAATATGTTTACAGTATTACTCCAACTTTATTTATATGTTGTCTTGTTTAATAATGAATGCATTCCTGAAATTTGTTTGCTTATCTGCAGGTTAAAGAGGTAGAACTGCAATCTTCAGCGCATGTTAAAAGGATCAAGGAACTAGAAGAGCAATTGCATGGCACACAAAAGACTATGGCCTCGCTTAAAGTTGAGCTGCATCTGGCAAATAATGAATTAGAGCAGACAAGGAAAACCTTAGCTGAGGCAAGAGTAAATGGCCTTCCCACATCCAAGGAAGCTGATTCTAATAAAGACACCAGCCCTCGTTCTGAGATACATCAACAAGGACAAGGAGGAAATATATTGTTGAAGAATAAAAAGAACGCGGACGACTGTGATGAAGCTTGCCTTGTTCCTATATCCGCAGAGAATGGAGCAGTGGAAAAATTGGACATAAATCGTTGTAGTCCTGATCTGCCATCATTTATGGAAAGAAATAAGAAACCTAATTTCTATCATAATGGGTGTACACAGCGTATCCATGCACTTAAACAGCGGACTAAAGGAACAGGTGCATCCCTGAAACAAAATCCAAAGCAGGCTACTGCATTGAATAGCTGTTCAAAGACCAGAAAGAATAATGCTGCTAAAAACCCATGCCACACAAGGTCCATCATGGAAGACATACTTCAAACAAAATTTCTGGGCAAGTACAAGGGCAAGAGAGGCAGAAGAAGCAGGCCCAGTGGTAAGCATGATAATTCCAGTGAGCATGGGGAAGCAGAAGATAAGTTATCTGATACATCTGATGGAAATGGGTGTTTGCTGCTAATTCAGGCTCTTGAACAGGAACTTTCACCACCACAGATGTCTGCTGGACAGGGTGTGGATGCCTTAACTGACATGAAGGAAgacttaaaaataagcaggagGGATGCTGGCTTAAATCAGGGGACTGCCTTCCCTGAACTGCTTGATGTCCTTGCAGTCAAcaacatgcaagtgaaaaagagaaaaagaacaaAGACTATCAGGGTTTTGGAAGATGAACTTTCCGATTCCAAAAGTGTTCCTGGATCTGCTAACACCCTGCTTAGGACAACCAGCGAGAAAAGCGTGTCTGATAATGAATTGATCTCTGAGGTGGCAGAGAATCGCTCAGATACATCTGCCAAAAACAATGGTCCTCCTCTGAAATGTACTACTGAAAACTTTATGCATCAGACTAGTGTAGATAATGGTCAATTTGAACCTGAAAACAGCTCTACAGTGCTCCTTCAGTCGACCAAAAGTGAACCTATAGATTATGGTACCTTTggaacctttttctttttacaattTCAATCCTTCATTTTCGTTTTTGATGTGGTTTAACCCTGAACATTCTTAACATGATGCAGGTAACTTAGTGGTGGACCAGCTAGAGCAGAGAACACCAAATACTAATACTGCAAGCTGTAAGGAAGTTTTAGAGGATGGAAGCTGCACTTTGGCTTCACATAAGGCTGATGCTTCAACTGTTAGTTCATTGGACAAAGAAGAAAATTCGAAGGCATCTTCTGGACTTCCCGTGCAAGCTTTAGAGAAACCTGATGCTTCAATTGCTATCTCCCTGAACAAAGAAGAGCATGCAAAGACAGCTTCTGGAGCTTCCATGCAAGCTGAAGGTGCCAGACATATCAAATACACATTCAACCGCAGGAAGCGCAAGTGTGTGTCTATATACAGCACCCCTCAGCGTGCTGTTCCTGAGAAGAGCAGCGACCTGGGTAGTCCACCTAAAAAGCAAAATCCTCATCCAAATCCTGTGATGCAAGAGCATCCAGTGGGTTCTCCTCAACGCGACAATCATCTAGTCCATATTGCCCAACAGGTATGGATTTTCTTTACATTTGTGCCACGTGCGCACTTATGAGTTAACATCAACCCAGCAGTCTCATGTCAGATTTTAACCATGTCTCTTGTTTTGCAGCTCATTTTGTTGTCAGAGCATAAGTGATGTGAGTTTTGATACATAAAGCTGAAGAAAGGATTGATTCGGTGGCATAATATTTAAGAGAGACTCCTGATAAATGAATTTTGTAATATTCTAATCCATTCTTTCTTCCTTGGAGGAGTAGAAGAGTTCCTGGTGGCGACAACAGAGAGATCAAGAAAGCAGCTCAACCTGATAGATGTTACTGTAGTAGACTGTATAGATTAGGCAGCAAGTTAAA contains:
- the LOC101777895 gene encoding uncharacterized protein LOC101777895 codes for the protein MADSQVEAMRKAYAGIMLSMAQESAARVLAAERRAAALAAGLEAAKDDGVAALLRLKAIMEARVKEVELQSSAHVKRIKELEEQLHGTQKTMASLKVELHLANNELEQTRKTLAEARVNGLPTSKEADSNKDTSPRSEIHQQGQGGNILLKNKKNADDCDEACLVPISAENGAVEKLDINRCSPDLPSFMERNKKPNFYHNGCTQRIHALKQRTKGTGASLKQNPKQATALNSCSKTRKNNAAKNPCHTRSIMEDILQTKFLGKYKGKRGRRSRPSGKHDNSSEHGEAEDKLSDTSDGNGCLLLIQALEQELSPPQMSAGQGVDALTDMKEDLKISRRDAGLNQGTAFPELLDVLAVNNMQVKKRKRTKTIRVLEDELSDSKSVPGSANTLLRTTSEKSVSDNELISEVAENRSDTSAKNNGPPLKCTTENFMHQTSVDNGQFEPENSSTVLLQSTKSEPIDYGNLVVDQLEQRTPNTNTASCKEVLEDGSCTLASHKADASTVSSLDKEENSKASSGLPVQALEKPDASIAISLNKEEHAKTASGASMQAEGARHIKYTFNRRKRKCVSIYSTPQRAVPEKSSDLGSPPKKQNPHPNPVMQEHPVGSPQRDNHLVHIAQQLILLSEHK